In a single window of the Flavobacterium sp. W4I14 genome:
- a CDS encoding putative dehydrogenase (product_source=COG0673; cath_funfam=3.40.50.720; cog=COG0673; pfam=PF01408,PF02894; superfamily=51735,55347) produces MKRKLRMGMIGGGKDAFIGAVHRLAANMDGLIELSAGALSVNPEIGYESGKLLFLPDNRIYTNYEEMLTKESELPADERIDFVTIVTPNFAHFAPAMMALDKGFNVVIEKPMTLTLEEAKQLKAKVEETGLTLCLTHTYSGYPMVKQAKQMVSEGALGAIRKIMVEYPQGWLSTLSEREGNAQAAWRTDPSKTGKSGSMGDIGTHAAHLAEYISGLKITKICADLSIVVPGRAIDDDGNVLLKFDNGANGVLVASQIAAGEENALKIRVYGEKGGMEWHQMEPNTLIVKWLNAPAQIYRTGNGYMGSFAQHNTRTPGGHPEGYLEAFANIYKNFALTVDAKLNNEQPTAEMLDFPSTEDGIRGMAFIENVVASSQSDQKWLDYKL; encoded by the coding sequence ATGAAAAGAAAATTAAGAATGGGCATGATAGGCGGTGGAAAAGACGCTTTTATCGGTGCCGTACACCGTTTGGCTGCCAATATGGATGGCCTTATTGAATTATCTGCCGGAGCTCTAAGTGTAAATCCTGAAATTGGATACGAATCTGGAAAACTACTTTTTCTTCCGGATAACAGAATCTACACCAATTACGAAGAAATGCTGACGAAGGAAAGTGAATTGCCAGCAGATGAAAGAATTGACTTTGTAACCATTGTAACTCCAAACTTTGCTCACTTTGCCCCTGCAATGATGGCTTTGGATAAGGGTTTCAACGTGGTGATTGAAAAACCAATGACTTTAACTTTGGAAGAAGCAAAACAGCTAAAAGCCAAAGTAGAAGAAACTGGCTTAACACTATGTTTAACGCATACCTACTCTGGTTACCCAATGGTTAAACAGGCCAAACAAATGGTTAGCGAAGGTGCTTTAGGCGCAATCAGAAAAATCATGGTCGAATATCCTCAAGGCTGGTTAAGTACTTTATCTGAGCGTGAAGGAAATGCACAGGCAGCCTGGCGTACCGATCCATCTAAAACTGGAAAAAGCGGTAGCATGGGCGATATCGGTACGCATGCCGCTCATTTAGCAGAGTATATTTCTGGTTTAAAAATCACTAAAATCTGTGCTGATTTAAGTATTGTTGTTCCAGGAAGAGCTATTGATGATGATGGAAACGTATTGTTAAAATTCGATAACGGTGCCAATGGTGTCCTTGTAGCATCACAAATTGCTGCCGGGGAAGAAAATGCATTGAAGATTAGAGTATATGGCGAAAAGGGTGGCATGGAATGGCACCAGATGGAACCGAACACCTTAATTGTGAAATGGTTAAATGCTCCTGCTCAAATTTATAGAACAGGCAACGGTTATATGGGCAGTTTCGCACAGCACAATACCCGAACTCCTGGTGGTCACCCAGAAGGTTATCTAGAAGCATTTGCAAATATTTATAAAAACTTTGCGTTAACAGTTGATGCGAAGTTGAATAACGAGCAACCTACTGCTGAAATGTTAGACTTTCCAAGTACTGAAGATGGAATTAGAGGAATGGCATTTATCGAAAATGTAGTGGCTTCCAGCCAATCAGACCAAAAGTGGTTAGATTATAAATTATAA